The following are from one region of the Deltaproteobacteria bacterium genome:
- a CDS encoding OmpA family protein produces the protein MKNSFSRLSMAALVLAAASNWAVAGDGVVAGVDLGFAAPVSSFNNKASVGGMLSPFAGYMVNDYAGMMAQVQVAGMPNDSRPAGVPSSDQTWALGAHAGPRLALPLKDVELYGTWQGGVFTGLTAHTPISRTSWGYSTGGGVNFRMTDQILLGLVGRYNWLDQHVGSHNVKYVTGGVSVTYNVEAPSAPPPAPRVVAQAPPPRPAPAKKKIVLRGVNFDFDKSVIRADGKPVLDEAIATLKKEGGVAVISEGYTDSKGTDEYNQKLSERRAQAVRDYLVKGGIAADRIRVEGFGETHPVASNDTDDGRAQNRRVELRIRGE, from the coding sequence ATGAAGAACAGCTTTTCGCGGCTTTCGATGGCTGCCTTGGTGCTGGCGGCTGCTTCCAATTGGGCGGTCGCAGGTGATGGCGTGGTGGCGGGTGTCGATTTGGGATTCGCCGCCCCGGTCAGCAGTTTCAACAACAAGGCGAGCGTCGGCGGTATGCTCAGCCCGTTTGCGGGGTACATGGTGAACGACTACGCCGGGATGATGGCTCAGGTGCAGGTGGCGGGTATGCCCAACGACTCGCGCCCCGCAGGGGTGCCGTCGAGCGACCAAACCTGGGCGCTGGGCGCGCACGCCGGTCCGCGCTTGGCATTGCCGCTCAAGGACGTCGAACTCTACGGGACATGGCAGGGCGGTGTGTTCACCGGCCTAACCGCGCACACGCCGATCAGCCGCACGTCGTGGGGCTACTCGACCGGTGGCGGTGTGAATTTTCGCATGACCGATCAAATTCTGCTGGGCTTGGTCGGCCGCTACAATTGGCTCGATCAGCATGTCGGCAGCCACAACGTGAAATATGTGACCGGCGGCGTCAGCGTGACCTACAACGTTGAGGCACCATCGGCACCGCCGCCCGCGCCGCGGGTGGTGGCGCAAGCGCCGCCACCGCGCCCGGCGCCGGCAAAGAAGAAGATCGTCCTGCGCGGCGTGAACTTCGATTTCGACAAGTCGGTGATTCGCGCCGACGGCAAGCCGGTGCTCGACGAAGCGATCGCGACCTTGAAGAAGGAAGGCGGCGTCGCCGTCATCTCTGAGGGATACACCGACAGCAAGGGAACCGACGAGTACAACCAGAAGCTCTCCGAACGCCGCGCGCAAGCGGTGCGAGACTACTTGGTGAAGGGTGGGATCGCGGCCGACCGGATTCGCGTCGAGGGCTTTGGCGAGACGCACCCAGTGGCGAGCAACGACACCGATGATGGGCGCGCGCAGAATCGCCGCGTCGAGCTGCGCATCCGCGGCGAGTGA
- the ilvB gene encoding biosynthetic-type acetolactate synthase large subunit has protein sequence MTPLKPVRASKRSANESAQVVPAHEPPAVSHPLAGTTMKGSDMIVQALADEGVDTIFGYSGGAILPTYDAIFRYNQSHAKDDEIRLIVPATEQGAGFMAAGYARSSGKVGVFLVTSGPGATNAVTPVRDCQADSVPVVLICGQVPRAAMGTDAFQEAPVFNIMAACAKHVFLVTDETKLEAAMRSAFAIARSGRPGPVVVDIPRDVQLAEGPFRGSGLLPLRGYDERMDALSRASLSAADAEAFFVMLAAAERPLLYVGGGVNNSNAAAELRAFAARFGIPVVTTLMGIGAADTTSDLSLHMLGMHGTAYANYAVEDCDFLFAIGSRFDDRVAGKVKEFAPNATIAHLDIDDSEIRKVKNVDWAHVADAKRGLTQLMQFGADFKKDFGRWRTHVNQLRQAHPLNYNRDTDRIQSEYVLSQLNEITRGNAIVSTGVGQHQMWAAQYLDFIHPRTFLTSGSMGTMGFGLPAAIGAQLANPGKLVIDVDGDGSIRMNLGELETLTTYDIPVKVLLLNNLGDGMVRQWQDLFYANRYSGTDKTLHKKDFVKAVEADGFQFARRVSEIADVRQNLEDFISFAGPAFLEVLVDQNAHVYPMIGPGMGYKDMITGKYIAGRTAGPTKTEEPEGYF, from the coding sequence ATGACACCCCTCAAGCCCGTTCGGGCCTCGAAACGTTCCGCCAACGAATCCGCGCAGGTTGTGCCCGCGCACGAGCCGCCCGCCGTGTCCCACCCACTCGCCGGGACGACGATGAAGGGCTCGGACATGATCGTTCAGGCGCTCGCGGACGAGGGCGTCGATACCATCTTCGGCTACAGCGGCGGGGCGATTTTACCGACCTACGACGCGATCTTTCGCTACAACCAATCGCACGCGAAGGACGACGAGATTCGCTTGATCGTGCCCGCCACCGAACAGGGCGCCGGCTTCATGGCGGCGGGATACGCACGGTCGAGCGGCAAGGTCGGCGTGTTTCTCGTCACCTCCGGTCCCGGTGCAACCAACGCCGTCACCCCGGTGCGCGATTGCCAAGCCGACTCGGTGCCGGTGGTGTTGATTTGCGGCCAGGTGCCGCGCGCGGCGATGGGCACCGATGCGTTCCAAGAAGCTCCCGTGTTCAACATCATGGCCGCGTGCGCCAAGCACGTCTTTCTGGTCACCGACGAAACCAAGCTCGAAGCGGCGATGCGCAGCGCCTTCGCCATCGCTCGCAGCGGCCGGCCTGGTCCGGTCGTGGTCGATATTCCGCGCGATGTCCAACTGGCCGAAGGACCATTTCGCGGTTCCGGGCTGCTGCCGTTGCGCGGCTACGACGAACGGATGGACGCGCTCAGCCGCGCCAGTTTGTCGGCCGCCGATGCCGAAGCATTCTTCGTGATGCTGGCGGCCGCCGAGCGGCCGCTGCTGTACGTCGGCGGCGGTGTGAACAACAGCAACGCGGCGGCCGAATTGCGCGCCTTCGCTGCACGCTTCGGCATTCCCGTGGTCACCACGTTGATGGGCATCGGCGCGGCCGACACCACCAGCGATCTCTCGCTCCACATGCTCGGCATGCACGGCACCGCCTACGCCAACTACGCGGTCGAGGACTGCGACTTCCTGTTCGCCATCGGCTCGCGGTTCGACGATCGCGTCGCCGGCAAGGTGAAGGAGTTCGCGCCCAACGCGACGATCGCCCACCTCGACATCGACGACTCCGAGATCCGCAAGGTCAAAAACGTCGACTGGGCGCACGTCGCCGATGCCAAGCGCGGGCTGACGCAATTGATGCAGTTCGGCGCCGACTTCAAGAAGGATTTCGGCCGCTGGCGCACACACGTCAACCAGCTACGCCAAGCGCACCCGCTCAACTACAACCGCGACACTGATCGCATTCAGTCGGAGTACGTGCTGTCGCAGCTCAATGAGATCACCCGCGGCAACGCCATCGTCAGCACCGGCGTCGGCCAGCATCAGATGTGGGCGGCGCAATACCTCGACTTCATTCACCCACGCACCTTCCTCACTTCAGGTAGCATGGGGACCATGGGGTTCGGCTTGCCCGCGGCCATCGGCGCGCAACTCGCCAATCCCGGCAAGCTCGTCATCGATGTCGATGGCGACGGCAGCATCCGCATGAATCTCGGCGAATTGGAGACGCTCACCACCTACGACATTCCGGTCAAGGTGCTGCTGCTCAACAATTTAGGCGACGGCATGGTGCGCCAGTGGCAAGATCTGTTTTACGCCAACCGCTACTCCGGCACCGACAAGACGCTGCACAAGAAAGACTTCGTCAAGGCGGTCGAGGCCGACGGCTTCCAGTTCGCACGCCGCGTCAGCGAGATCGCCGATGTGCGCCAGAACTTGGAAGACTTCATCAGCTTTGCCGGCCCCGCGTTCCTCGAAGTGCTGGTCGATCAGAACGCGCACGTGTATCCGATGATCGGGCCCGGCATGGGCTACAAGGACATGATCACCGGTAAGTACATCGCCGGCCGCACGGCGGGACCCACCAAGACGGAAGAGCCGGAAGGGTATTTCTGA
- a CDS encoding carbonic anhydrase (macrophage inducible 5; Mig-5), which produces MKRRALAVSLCVFALASQLAAQGGPASAKPEIQTQESQAAMTPAMALDRLKAGNIRFVTNATKRRDWSAKVVATASGQFPYAAILACMDSRAPIEIVFDQGLGDVFGVRVAGNVVNDDELGSLEYAVKVGTKLIVVLGHTNCGAVKGAIDDVKLGNLTGLLAKIRPAVAAASCSSSRDDACVTRAAELNVRHSMQELRERSPYLKQHLDDGTVALVGGIYDVATGKVTFLEN; this is translated from the coding sequence ATGAAGCGCCGCGCACTCGCGGTCAGTCTTTGCGTTTTCGCCCTCGCGAGCCAACTTGCCGCACAGGGAGGGCCGGCGTCCGCGAAACCCGAGATCCAGACGCAGGAGTCGCAAGCCGCGATGACGCCGGCGATGGCGCTCGACCGGCTGAAGGCGGGCAACATCCGTTTCGTCACCAACGCGACGAAGCGACGCGACTGGTCGGCCAAGGTCGTGGCGACCGCGTCCGGACAGTTTCCGTACGCAGCGATCCTCGCCTGCATGGACTCCCGCGCGCCGATTGAGATCGTCTTCGATCAGGGTCTCGGCGATGTCTTCGGCGTCCGTGTGGCCGGGAACGTCGTCAACGACGATGAACTCGGCAGCCTCGAATACGCAGTCAAGGTGGGCACCAAGCTCATCGTCGTGCTCGGGCACACCAACTGCGGCGCCGTCAAGGGCGCAATCGACGATGTGAAACTGGGCAACCTTACCGGTCTGCTCGCAAAAATCCGCCCCGCCGTCGCCGCTGCGAGCTGCAGCAGCTCGAGGGACGATGCCTGCGTCACCAGAGCCGCGGAGTTGAACGTGCGTCATTCGATGCAGGAACTCCGCGAGCGCAGCCCGTACCTCAAGCAACATCTCGATGACGGGACGGTCGCGCTGGTCGGCGGAATCTACGACGTGGCGACGGGCAAGGTCACGTTTTTGGAGAACTGA
- a CDS encoding arylsulfatase produces the protein MNGIVTRIALSLMLSMIFTRQLSAQDVLPRPEPPFGGKIGRTVKESVKDFPKPVEAPKGAPNILLILTDDVGFGASSTFGGPIPTMTMDRLANAGLRYTQFHTTALCSPTRAALLTGRNHHSAATGIIMELATGFPGYNSLQPKSAGTFAEILKQNGYNTSWYGKNHNVPDWQNSQAGPFDLWPTGLGFEYFYGFIGGDTSQWNPALFEGTKPIEPPHDDKNYFFDKDMADHTIAWIRMQHAVAPGKPFLAYYAPGTAHAPHHAPKEWIAKFKGKFDQGWDKQREETFARQKQMGIIPPNAKLTARSEGIPPWDSLDADHKKVAAHMMEVYAAALAHADYQMGRILDAIEAQGELDNTLVIYIQGDNGASAEGGMNGLLNEMTVFNAIPEDFKEVLRRMNELGGPNTFNHYPVGWAHAMDTPFQWAKQIASHWGGTRNGMVISWPARIKDKGGIRPQFHHVIDIMPTILEAAGVPAPTSINGVAQKPIEGVSMVYSFDDAKAPSKHTTQYFEMFANRGIYHDGWVACTTPPIAPWVSIAKPIDINDYKWELYNCNDDFSEADNLADTQPAKLKELQDLFWTEAAKYNVLPIDNSRVERFDVTNRPSLTRGRDEFTYYPGLVRIPEGAAPDTKNKSFRIKAEVAIPKGGAEGMLLTHGGRFSGWGFYLLKGKPVFHYNLASVAHYNITGKDTLPPGTHTIVFDFKYDGGLGKGGAGTMLVDGKPVGAGRIERTLPFRLSLDETLDCGEDTGTPVSDDYHVPFKFTGDLKQVTIDLTPEPLSADDEETLKAGEAAAGLSE, from the coding sequence ATGAACGGAATCGTGACCAGAATCGCCCTCAGCCTGATGCTGAGCATGATCTTCACACGGCAGCTGTCTGCGCAAGACGTGCTGCCGCGGCCCGAACCTCCATTCGGCGGCAAGATCGGCCGCACGGTCAAGGAGTCCGTCAAGGACTTCCCGAAGCCGGTCGAGGCGCCGAAGGGCGCGCCGAATATCCTGCTCATCCTCACCGATGACGTGGGCTTCGGTGCGTCGTCGACGTTCGGCGGGCCGATTCCGACGATGACGATGGACCGGCTGGCGAACGCCGGCCTGCGCTACACGCAGTTCCATACCACCGCGCTGTGCTCGCCAACGCGCGCCGCGCTACTCACCGGGCGCAATCACCACAGCGCCGCCACCGGCATCATCATGGAATTAGCCACAGGTTTTCCCGGCTACAACAGCCTGCAACCGAAGAGCGCCGGGACCTTCGCCGAGATCCTGAAGCAGAACGGCTACAACACGTCCTGGTACGGCAAGAACCACAACGTGCCCGACTGGCAAAACAGCCAGGCCGGACCGTTCGATCTGTGGCCGACGGGGCTCGGCTTTGAATACTTCTACGGCTTCATCGGCGGCGACACCAGCCAGTGGAATCCGGCACTCTTCGAAGGCACCAAACCGATCGAGCCGCCGCACGACGACAAGAATTATTTCTTCGACAAGGACATGGCCGACCACACCATCGCGTGGATTCGAATGCAACACGCGGTAGCCCCCGGCAAACCATTTCTCGCCTACTACGCGCCCGGCACCGCGCACGCGCCGCATCATGCGCCCAAGGAGTGGATCGCCAAGTTCAAGGGCAAGTTCGATCAGGGCTGGGATAAGCAACGCGAAGAAACCTTCGCACGGCAAAAGCAGATGGGCATCATCCCGCCGAACGCGAAGCTCACTGCACGTTCGGAGGGGATTCCCCCGTGGGACTCACTCGACGCCGACCACAAGAAGGTCGCGGCGCACATGATGGAGGTCTATGCCGCCGCGCTCGCGCACGCGGATTACCAGATGGGTCGCATCCTCGACGCCATCGAGGCGCAAGGCGAGTTGGACAATACGCTGGTCATTTACATCCAGGGTGACAACGGCGCCAGCGCCGAAGGTGGCATGAACGGGCTGCTCAACGAGATGACGGTGTTCAACGCCATTCCGGAGGACTTCAAAGAAGTCCTCCGCCGCATGAACGAGCTCGGCGGTCCGAACACCTTCAACCACTATCCGGTCGGGTGGGCGCACGCGATGGACACACCGTTCCAATGGGCCAAGCAGATCGCCTCGCACTGGGGCGGCACACGCAACGGGATGGTGATCTCGTGGCCGGCGCGCATCAAAGACAAGGGCGGCATTCGTCCGCAGTTCCACCACGTCATCGACATCATGCCGACCATCCTCGAAGCCGCCGGTGTGCCGGCGCCGACGAGTATCAATGGGGTGGCGCAGAAACCGATCGAAGGCGTGAGCATGGTCTATTCGTTCGACGACGCGAAGGCACCGTCGAAGCACACGACACAATATTTCGAGATGTTCGCCAACCGCGGCATCTACCACGACGGCTGGGTGGCCTGCACCACGCCACCGATTGCTCCGTGGGTCTCGATCGCCAAGCCGATCGATATCAACGATTACAAGTGGGAACTGTACAACTGCAACGACGACTTCTCCGAAGCCGACAACCTCGCCGACACGCAGCCGGCGAAACTCAAGGAGTTGCAGGATCTCTTTTGGACGGAGGCGGCCAAGTACAACGTGCTGCCGATTGACAACAGTCGAGTCGAACGTTTCGACGTGACCAACCGCCCGAGCCTCACGCGTGGGCGCGACGAGTTCACCTACTATCCCGGCCTGGTACGCATTCCCGAAGGCGCCGCGCCGGATACAAAGAACAAATCTTTCCGGATCAAAGCCGAGGTCGCAATTCCGAAAGGGGGCGCCGAAGGCATGTTGCTCACTCACGGCGGACGTTTCAGCGGTTGGGGGTTCTACCTGCTCAAGGGCAAGCCGGTGTTCCACTACAACCTCGCCAGCGTCGCTCACTACAACATCACCGGCAAGGACACGCTGCCTCCGGGCACGCACACCATCGTGTTCGACTTCAAGTATGACGGCGGCCTCGGCAAGGGCGGCGCCGGCACCATGTTGGTGGACGGCAAACCAGTCGGCGCAGGCCGCATCGAACGCACGCTACCGTTCCGCCTCTCGCTCGACGAGACACTCGATTGCGGCGAAGACACCGGCACGCCGGTCAGCGACGACTACCACGTACCGTTCAAGTTCACCGGCGATTTGAAGCAGGTGACGATCGACCTAACCCCGGAGCCGTTGAGCGCCGACGACGAGGAGACACTAAAGGCCGGCGAAGCCGCGGCCGGCCTGTCCGAGTGA
- a CDS encoding alpha/beta fold hydrolase, which translates to MKRIRPEEANRALTANVLTTGEPGAPAQQFLYRLNLSERFAKDPVATIGVLHSGLGQADEADRLFALAELSFDCAERSGDRSYYLASAAYAWAFLVPVNPESRPSCFDPRLRTAMDLYNRGITSGLATGKGDEVDLNARTVSLPFGTLYLDDDRSGFTYGGYRLDHFTSLADFEVRGLRNRYRRRGIGAPLAAQVSKSGQERVDRWIGPRAKVPVTALVRFDNPRLAMSTGELHGTIQLFDAETSATVQIGDVTIPLESETTSTLAYALEGAPLWDFEIAGFRSGDFSLEAADNLLMLHPFHPGRIPVVFVHGTASSPARWAEMANELLGDPVLGKRYQLWFFLYNTGNPVAYSAMRLREALQRAVNDLDPEGKDPALHQMVIIGHSQGGLLTKMTAVSSGTRFWDNISTVPFEQADLDPEARDLIRRSLFVEPLPFVKEVIFIATPHRGSFLADNFLGNIARKLVSLPGNITKVGVSMVKLQAAGALKTAFTMPTSIDNMKGSNPFLKTLVALPIAPGVDAHSIIAVQGDGPPEKGDDGVVKYTSAHIDGVASELIVRSSHSTQAVPETIEEVRRLLYQHLNQP; encoded by the coding sequence GTGAAGCGGATACGTCCCGAGGAGGCGAATCGTGCGCTCACCGCGAATGTCCTCACCACCGGAGAGCCCGGCGCACCGGCGCAGCAGTTTCTCTACCGTCTCAATCTCTCCGAACGATTTGCGAAAGACCCCGTCGCAACGATCGGCGTGCTGCACTCGGGTTTGGGGCAAGCGGACGAAGCCGACCGCCTGTTTGCACTCGCAGAATTGTCTTTTGACTGCGCCGAGCGCAGCGGCGATCGTTCGTACTATCTCGCGTCAGCGGCGTACGCGTGGGCGTTCTTAGTTCCAGTGAATCCCGAGTCGCGGCCGAGCTGCTTCGACCCGCGGCTGCGCACCGCGATGGACTTGTACAACCGCGGCATCACCTCCGGCTTGGCAACCGGCAAGGGCGACGAGGTGGATCTGAACGCGCGCACCGTGTCGTTGCCGTTTGGAACCCTGTATCTCGATGATGATCGCTCTGGATTCACCTACGGCGGCTACCGGCTCGATCACTTCACCTCGCTCGCCGATTTCGAAGTGCGCGGCCTGCGCAACCGCTATCGCCGGCGCGGCATCGGCGCGCCGCTGGCGGCGCAGGTATCAAAGTCCGGGCAGGAGCGCGTGGACAGATGGATCGGTCCACGCGCCAAGGTGCCGGTGACCGCGCTGGTGCGATTCGACAACCCGCGACTGGCGATGAGTACCGGCGAGTTGCACGGCACGATTCAGTTGTTCGATGCCGAGACCAGCGCCACCGTGCAGATTGGCGACGTGACGATTCCGCTCGAGTCCGAAACCACGTCGACGCTCGCCTATGCGCTCGAAGGAGCGCCACTCTGGGACTTCGAGATCGCCGGATTTCGCAGTGGAGATTTCAGTCTCGAGGCGGCGGACAATCTGCTCATGCTGCACCCGTTTCATCCGGGGCGCATTCCCGTCGTCTTTGTTCACGGGACAGCATCGAGCCCGGCGCGGTGGGCCGAGATGGCCAACGAGTTGCTCGGCGATCCGGTACTCGGCAAGCGCTATCAGTTGTGGTTCTTCCTCTACAACACCGGCAATCCGGTCGCGTACTCCGCGATGCGCTTACGCGAGGCGCTCCAGCGCGCCGTGAACGATCTGGACCCCGAGGGGAAGGATCCGGCGCTACATCAGATGGTCATCATCGGACACAGCCAGGGCGGGCTGCTCACTAAGATGACCGCCGTGAGTAGCGGGACCCGTTTCTGGGACAACATCAGCACCGTGCCGTTCGAGCAAGCCGATCTCGATCCCGAAGCCCGCGATCTGATCCGCCGATCATTGTTTGTGGAACCGCTGCCCTTCGTCAAAGAGGTGATCTTCATCGCCACGCCACATCGCGGCAGCTTCCTGGCCGACAATTTCCTCGGCAACATCGCTCGCAAGTTGGTGAGTCTGCCCGGCAACATCACCAAAGTCGGCGTCAGCATGGTCAAGTTGCAGGCTGCCGGGGCATTGAAGACGGCATTCACGATGCCGACGAGCATCGACAACATGAAGGGTTCCAACCCGTTTCTGAAGACACTGGTTGCGCTGCCGATCGCCCCCGGCGTGGACGCGCATTCGATCATCGCGGTGCAGGGCGATGGGCCACCGGAGAAGGGCGACGACGGGGTGGTCAAGTACACTAGCGCCCACATCGACGGCGTCGCCTCGGAGCTGATCGTCCGTTCCAGTCACTCGACGCAAGCAGTCCCCGAAACCATCGAGGAAGTCCGGCGCCTGCTGTACCAACATTTGAATCAGCCGTAG
- the aceE gene encoding pyruvate dehydrogenase (acetyl-transferring), homodimeric type, which produces MDIMPERDEVAAQIASKWIESLDELIQADGAKRARALLARLITHGYRRGVIAPFAANTPYINTIPVEDQPLYPGDRDIERRIKNLLRWNAAAMVVQANKHSGGIGGHISTYASLATLLEVGFHHFFRAHTDSESGDFIYFQGHSAPGIYARAFLEGRLSEEQLGNFRRELAPGGGLSSYPHPWLMPDFWEWPTVSMGLSPILSIYQARFNRYLAARGLADTSRSQVWAFLGDGEMDEPESMGAITLASREHLDNLNWVINCNLQRLDGPVRGNGKIIQELEAAFRGAGWHVIKVIWGDDWDPLLARDNDGALVQRMGEVVDGEYQKYVVESGAYIRQHFFGTDPKLLSLVENLTDAKLRRLRRGGHDPEKIYAAYQQAVEYVGAPTVILAKTIKGYMLGAAGEGRNISHQAKKLSDQELREFRDRLGVPISDRDLLGMPFYRPPDDSEEIAYLRERRSALGGAVPRRVIRSQPLAPVSPQLFEEFRAGSKGREVATTQVLVTLLRHLMNDPVLGRLIVPIVPDEARTFGMDSLFRKFGIYAQQGQRYEPVDSDIVAYYREATDGQLLMEGITEAGAMASFTAAGTAYGAHGVNTIPFFLFYSMFGFQRIGDLIWQHADVRGKGFLIGATAGRTTLAGEGLQHQDGHSHLLFSVVPTVRAYDPAYAYEIAVIVEDGIRRMYVDREDCFYYVTVMNEAYEQPPMAEGVADGIIRGLYKVSAAPDPSIGPRVHLFGSGAILREALRAQALLAERAVAAEVWSVTSYTELRRDALAAVRHNMLHPLDAARVPYITQVLGNEPWPVIAASDYMKIVADQIAPFVPGGMRALGTDGFGRSETREALRRFFEVDAESICVAALHELAQRGQVERDAVQAAIESLGVDPDKPDPMRS; this is translated from the coding sequence ATGGACATCATGCCGGAACGCGACGAGGTGGCGGCGCAGATCGCATCGAAGTGGATCGAATCGCTCGACGAATTGATCCAGGCTGACGGCGCGAAGCGCGCGCGGGCGTTGCTCGCCCGCCTGATCACGCACGGCTACCGCCGCGGCGTCATCGCGCCGTTCGCCGCCAATACGCCGTACATCAACACCATCCCGGTCGAGGATCAGCCGCTATATCCGGGCGACCGCGACATCGAGCGCCGCATCAAGAATCTACTGCGCTGGAACGCCGCCGCGATGGTGGTGCAAGCGAACAAACACTCCGGCGGCATCGGCGGCCATATCTCAACCTACGCGTCACTGGCGACGTTGCTCGAAGTCGGCTTCCATCACTTCTTCCGCGCGCACACCGACAGCGAGAGTGGCGACTTCATCTACTTCCAAGGCCACTCGGCGCCGGGAATTTATGCGCGCGCATTTCTCGAAGGACGGTTGTCGGAGGAACAGCTCGGCAACTTTCGCCGCGAGCTGGCCCCCGGGGGTGGGCTCTCGTCGTATCCGCATCCGTGGCTGATGCCGGATTTTTGGGAGTGGCCTACCGTGTCGATGGGACTCAGTCCGATCCTCTCGATCTACCAGGCGCGCTTCAATCGCTATCTCGCTGCGCGCGGCCTCGCCGACACCAGTCGGAGTCAGGTGTGGGCGTTCCTCGGCGACGGCGAAATGGACGAGCCCGAGAGCATGGGCGCGATCACGCTCGCGTCGCGCGAGCATCTCGACAATCTGAACTGGGTGATTAACTGCAACCTCCAACGCCTCGACGGTCCCGTGCGCGGCAACGGCAAGATCATACAAGAACTCGAGGCGGCCTTCCGCGGCGCGGGCTGGCACGTGATCAAAGTGATCTGGGGAGACGACTGGGACCCGCTGCTGGCGCGCGACAACGACGGCGCCTTGGTGCAGCGCATGGGCGAGGTGGTCGACGGTGAGTATCAGAAGTATGTGGTCGAGTCGGGTGCGTACATTCGCCAGCATTTCTTCGGCACCGATCCGAAACTGCTGTCACTGGTGGAGAACCTTACCGACGCGAAGCTGCGCCGCTTGCGCCGCGGCGGCCACGATCCCGAGAAGATCTACGCCGCCTATCAGCAAGCGGTGGAATACGTCGGTGCGCCGACCGTCATCCTCGCCAAGACCATCAAGGGCTACATGCTGGGCGCCGCCGGCGAGGGGCGCAACATCTCGCATCAGGCGAAAAAGCTGAGCGATCAGGAGCTGCGCGAGTTTCGTGATCGTCTCGGCGTGCCGATCAGCGATCGCGATTTGCTGGGGATGCCATTCTACCGGCCGCCCGACGATAGCGAGGAGATCGCGTATCTGCGCGAGCGCCGCAGTGCGCTTGGTGGCGCCGTGCCGCGACGGGTGATCCGCTCGCAGCCGTTGGCTCCGGTGTCGCCGCAATTGTTTGAAGAGTTTCGCGCCGGCAGCAAAGGACGCGAGGTCGCCACCACGCAAGTGTTGGTGACGCTGTTGCGCCATCTGATGAACGATCCGGTCCTGGGGCGGCTCATCGTGCCGATCGTGCCCGACGAAGCGCGCACGTTCGGCATGGACTCGCTGTTCCGCAAGTTCGGCATCTACGCCCAGCAAGGTCAACGCTACGAACCGGTTGATTCAGACATCGTTGCCTACTACCGCGAAGCGACCGACGGCCAACTACTGATGGAAGGCATCACCGAAGCCGGTGCGATGGCATCGTTCACCGCCGCCGGTACGGCGTATGGCGCGCACGGCGTCAATACGATTCCCTTCTTTCTCTTCTACTCGATGTTCGGCTTCCAGCGCATCGGCGATCTGATCTGGCAGCACGCCGACGTGCGCGGCAAGGGGTTCCTCATCGGCGCGACCGCTGGCCGCACTACGCTGGCGGGCGAGGGCTTGCAGCATCAAGACGGGCACTCGCATCTGCTCTTCAGCGTCGTGCCGACCGTGCGTGCGTACGATCCAGCCTACGCCTACGAGATCGCGGTGATCGTCGAGGACGGCATCCGCCGCATGTACGTCGACCGCGAGGACTGCTTCTACTACGTCACGGTCATGAACGAGGCCTACGAGCAGCCGCCGATGGCCGAAGGTGTCGCCGACGGGATCATTCGTGGTCTTTACAAAGTGAGTGCCGCGCCCGATCCGAGCATCGGTCCGCGCGTCCATCTTTTCGGTAGCGGGGCAATCTTGCGCGAAGCGTTGCGGGCGCAGGCGCTGCTCGCAGAGCGCGCGGTGGCGGCCGAGGTGTGGAGCGTGACGAGCTACACCGAGCTGCGCCGTGACGCGCTTGCGGCCGTGCGTCACAACATGCTGCATCCGCTCGACGCGGCGCGCGTGCCGTACATCACGCAGGTGCTTGGCAACGAACCGTGGCCGGTGATCGCCGCGTCGGACTACATGAAGATCGTGGCCGACCAAATCGCACCGTTCGTGCCCGGGGGCATGCGGGCGCTCGGCACTGACGGCTTCGGCCGCAGCGAGACCCGCGAAGCGCTGCGCCGGTTCTTCGAGGTTGATGCCGAGTCGATTTGCGTCGCGGCCCTGCACGAACTCGCGCAGCGCGGGCAGGTGGAACGCGACGCCGTCCAGGCGGCGATCGAGTCGCTCGGCGTGGATCCCGACAAGCCCGACCCGATGCGCAGTTAA